In the genome of Burkholderia diffusa, one region contains:
- a CDS encoding maleylacetate reductase: MERFVYQGTPSRVVFEWGALERLPDELSALGAQRALILSTPEQQPLAERVRGVLGERAAGVCAQAVMHVPVEVARAARETAAELGADCCVAIGGGSTIGLGKAIALESSLPILAVPTTYAGSEMTPIFGLTEGRLKRTGRDARVLPRTVLYDPSLTLSLPPGISAASGVNAMAHAVEALYAEDANPVISLMAEESIRALGEALPVIVRDPNDREMRSRALYGAWLAGTCLGSVGMALHHKLCHTLGGTFNLPHAQTHAAMLPHTAHYNHAAAPDALRRVARALGGTDAADAGPLLFRLNRQLGLSPALADIGMPEAGLDEAADLACRNPYANPRPIERAPIRELLQHAWEGREPH; this comes from the coding sequence ATGGAGCGCTTCGTCTATCAGGGAACGCCGTCGCGCGTCGTGTTCGAGTGGGGTGCGCTCGAACGGCTGCCGGACGAGCTGTCCGCGCTCGGCGCGCAGCGGGCGCTGATTTTGTCGACGCCGGAACAGCAGCCGCTCGCCGAACGGGTCAGGGGCGTGCTCGGCGAGCGCGCGGCCGGCGTATGCGCGCAGGCCGTGATGCACGTGCCGGTCGAAGTCGCGCGTGCCGCGCGCGAGACGGCCGCCGAGCTGGGCGCGGACTGTTGCGTCGCGATCGGCGGCGGCTCGACGATCGGGCTCGGCAAGGCGATCGCGCTCGAGTCGTCGCTGCCGATCCTCGCCGTGCCGACCACGTACGCGGGCTCGGAGATGACGCCGATCTTCGGGCTCACGGAAGGCCGGCTGAAGCGCACTGGGCGCGATGCGCGCGTGCTGCCTCGGACGGTGCTCTACGACCCGTCGCTGACGCTGTCGCTGCCGCCCGGAATTTCGGCGGCGTCGGGCGTCAATGCGATGGCTCACGCGGTCGAGGCGCTCTACGCGGAAGATGCGAACCCGGTGATCAGCCTGATGGCCGAGGAGTCGATCCGTGCGCTCGGCGAGGCTCTGCCAGTGATCGTTCGCGATCCGAACGATCGTGAGATGCGTAGCCGCGCGTTGTATGGCGCATGGCTTGCCGGCACGTGTCTCGGCTCGGTCGGCATGGCGTTGCATCACAAGCTGTGTCATACGCTCGGCGGCACCTTCAACCTGCCGCATGCGCAGACGCACGCCGCGATGTTGCCGCATACCGCGCACTACAACCATGCCGCGGCGCCCGACGCGCTGCGCCGCGTCGCACGGGCGCTGGGCGGCACCGACGCGGCCGACGCCGGCCCGCTGTTGTTCCGGTTGAATCGGCAACTGGGCCTCTCGCCGGCGCTTGCCGACATCGGGATGCCGGAAGCGGGCCTCGACGAAGCCGCCGACCTCGCCTGCCGGAATCCCTATGCGAATCCGCGGCCGATCGAACGCGCGCCGATTCGCGAATTGCTTCAGCATGCGTGGGAAGGGCGCGAGCCGCATTGA
- a CDS encoding intradiol ring-cleavage dioxygenase: MTNELHDDGDTRLTEQVVASFDGTPDPRLRVLMQSLVRHLHAFVRETELTEAEWMAAIRFLTETGQMCDDVVRQEFILLSDTLGVSMLVDAINHRFATGATETTVFGPFYIEGMPERAYGENMAFTPGTPVVVHGRVLTTDGAPVRDAVLDVWQTAENGMYSGQDTAQPHGNLRGRYRTDAEGRYAITTILPVSYPIPTDGPVGKMLDATGRHPWRPAHLHFMIDAPGYRKLVTHLFDEEDAYLKSDAVFGVKPSLMVAYRPRAAGDELARRFGLSGAYREATYDFVLDRS; the protein is encoded by the coding sequence GTGACGAATGAGCTTCATGACGACGGCGATACGCGGTTGACCGAGCAGGTCGTCGCCAGCTTCGACGGTACGCCTGATCCGCGCTTGCGCGTGCTGATGCAGAGCCTTGTGCGGCATCTGCATGCGTTCGTCCGCGAGACGGAGTTGACCGAGGCGGAGTGGATGGCCGCGATTCGCTTCCTGACCGAAACCGGGCAGATGTGCGACGACGTCGTGCGCCAGGAATTCATCCTGCTGTCGGACACGCTCGGCGTGTCGATGCTGGTCGATGCGATCAACCATCGCTTCGCAACCGGCGCGACGGAAACGACCGTATTCGGCCCGTTCTACATCGAAGGCATGCCCGAGCGCGCGTATGGCGAGAACATGGCGTTCACGCCCGGCACACCCGTCGTCGTGCACGGCCGCGTGCTCACCACCGACGGCGCACCCGTGCGCGACGCGGTGCTCGACGTGTGGCAGACGGCGGAAAACGGCATGTATTCCGGACAGGACACGGCGCAGCCGCACGGCAACCTGCGCGGACGCTACCGCACCGACGCCGAAGGCCGTTATGCGATCACGACGATCCTGCCGGTCAGCTACCCGATTCCGACCGACGGCCCGGTCGGGAAGATGCTCGATGCCACCGGCCGTCATCCGTGGCGGCCCGCGCATCTGCACTTCATGATCGACGCGCCGGGCTACCGCAAGCTCGTCACGCATCTGTTCGACGAAGAGGACGCCTATCTGAAGTCGGATGCCGTCTTCGGCGTGAAGCCGTCGCTGATGGTTGCCTATCGTCCGCGTGCGGCGGGCGATGAACTCGCGCGCCGGTTCGGGTTGAGCGGCGCGTACCGCGAAGCGACGTACGACTTCGTGCTCGACCGGAGCTGA
- a CDS encoding YciI family protein — translation MARFFAVFATDQPGMREVRDRVRSTHRTYLRAAAQHGVYVRLGGPTLDPQGDAMNGTLLVVEADDIDAVMQFVGNDPYVKEGLFSRVEVRPWDWSLGNPERRA, via the coding sequence ATGGCGCGATTCTTTGCAGTGTTTGCGACCGACCAGCCCGGAATGCGCGAAGTGCGCGACCGCGTGCGGTCCACGCACCGGACCTACCTGCGCGCCGCTGCGCAGCACGGCGTATATGTGCGGCTCGGCGGCCCGACGCTCGATCCGCAGGGCGATGCGATGAACGGCACGTTGCTCGTCGTCGAGGCCGACGACATCGATGCGGTGATGCAGTTCGTCGGCAACGATCCGTACGTGAAGGAGGGGCTGTTCTCGCGGGTGGAGGTTCGACCGTGGGACTGGAGCCTCGGCAATCCCGAGCGGAGAGCGTGA
- a CDS encoding Rieske (2Fe-2S) protein has product MGAARLCRFSDVPDGGARVVDEACIGRPVIVVRRGEQVWAYVNRCPHFSVPLDFVPGNVSCYRSQVLMCAHHSALFRFDDGVCIDGPCSGAGLEAVAVEVDSTAWVICRSA; this is encoded by the coding sequence ATGGGCGCCGCTCGACTTTGCCGGTTCTCCGATGTGCCGGACGGCGGGGCGCGCGTCGTCGACGAAGCGTGCATCGGGCGCCCCGTCATCGTCGTGCGGCGTGGAGAGCAGGTGTGGGCTTACGTGAATCGTTGCCCGCATTTCTCGGTTCCGCTCGATTTCGTGCCGGGCAACGTTTCCTGCTATCGGTCGCAGGTGCTGATGTGTGCGCATCACAGCGCGCTGTTCCGGTTCGACGATGGTGTGTGCATCGACGGGCCGTGTTCGGGTGCCGGGCTGGAAGCCGTGGCCGTCGAGGTGGATTCGACGGCATGGGTGATTTGTCGGAGCGCTTGA
- a CDS encoding porin, with the protein MKLRFGVIAMLAIAPGAYAQSSVTMFGLIDSGISYVSNEGGGKNVKFDDGIFTPNLFGLRGTEDLGGGYHATFALVNQFSMANGSIVGTGIFGRNAYVGIESDRFGSVRLGNQYDFMVDSLFAKGNAISMDLTGLYGFRNGPFQRLALPGNPTGAFDWDRTAGSKPVANSVKYSSPTIAGFSGGVMYAFGGVAGSVGADNTVSAGLNYEVGALGIGAAYTNEKYGPAPGTPSTSVRNWGIGMHYDFGAVTAKALLTTVHNSFNDAGAWMAEAGGVWRIRPDIFLGAKYMYMKGNEAVNDNHAHQVSVALQYLLSKRTMVYVSADYQRANSGANAQINGVLDPNGASSSASQAVARVGVHTMF; encoded by the coding sequence ATGAAACTGAGGTTTGGAGTGATCGCGATGCTTGCCATCGCGCCGGGCGCGTACGCGCAGAGCAGCGTGACCATGTTCGGTTTGATCGACAGCGGCATCTCGTATGTCAGCAACGAGGGCGGCGGAAAGAACGTCAAGTTCGACGACGGCATCTTCACGCCGAACCTGTTCGGTTTGCGCGGCACGGAAGATCTCGGTGGCGGATATCACGCGACGTTCGCGCTCGTGAACCAGTTCTCGATGGCGAACGGCAGCATCGTCGGCACCGGCATCTTCGGGCGCAACGCATATGTGGGCATCGAGAGCGACCGGTTCGGCAGCGTCAGGCTGGGGAATCAGTACGACTTCATGGTGGATTCCCTGTTTGCGAAGGGCAACGCGATCTCGATGGATCTCACGGGGCTGTACGGGTTCAGGAATGGCCCGTTCCAGCGTCTCGCGCTGCCTGGCAATCCCACCGGCGCATTCGACTGGGACCGCACGGCAGGCAGCAAGCCGGTTGCGAATTCGGTCAAATACAGTTCGCCGACGATTGCCGGGTTTTCCGGGGGCGTGATGTATGCGTTCGGCGGCGTGGCGGGCTCCGTCGGTGCCGACAATACCGTGAGCGCCGGGCTGAACTACGAAGTCGGGGCGTTGGGTATCGGTGCGGCCTATACGAACGAGAAGTATGGTCCGGCGCCCGGTACGCCGTCGACCAGTGTGCGCAACTGGGGCATCGGGATGCACTATGACTTCGGTGCGGTGACCGCGAAGGCGTTGCTGACCACCGTGCACAATTCGTTCAACGACGCGGGCGCGTGGATGGCCGAAGCCGGTGGAGTATGGCGCATCAGGCCGGACATCTTTCTCGGCGCGAAATACATGTACATGAAGGGCAACGAAGCCGTGAACGACAACCATGCACATCAGGTCAGCGTCGCGCTTCAATACCTGTTGTCGAAACGGACGATGGTTTACGTGTCGGCGGACTATCAGCGCGCGAACAGCGGGGCGAATGCGCAGATCAACGGCGTGCTCGATCCGAACGGGGCGTCGAGTTCGGCGAGCCAGGCCGTGGCGCGCGTTGGCGTGCATACGATGTTTTGA
- a CDS encoding glutathione S-transferase family protein: protein MPQDRHLTLYHSPRSRSAGARMLLEELSADYELHAFDLSAGKHHDAEYLGINPMGKVPALRHGDVIVTEQAAVYMYAAELYPEAGLSPAPGDSLRGPYLRWMTFYGSCLEPAVVDRSMNRPPAAYSTSPYGDFDAVINAIDAQLAKGPWLLGERFTAADVLWGSALHWTTMFKLVPETPHIRAYIDRVLARPAIQRAQAADAALAAEQDKAKEAASAAR from the coding sequence ATGCCGCAAGACCGTCACCTGACCCTGTACCACTCGCCGCGCAGCCGATCGGCCGGCGCGCGGATGCTGCTCGAAGAACTGAGCGCCGACTACGAACTGCACGCGTTCGACCTCTCCGCCGGCAAACATCACGACGCCGAATATCTCGGCATCAACCCGATGGGCAAGGTGCCCGCGCTGCGTCACGGCGACGTGATCGTGACCGAGCAGGCCGCCGTCTACATGTACGCGGCGGAACTGTATCCGGAAGCCGGCCTGTCGCCGGCGCCCGGCGATTCGCTGCGCGGCCCGTATCTGCGCTGGATGACGTTCTACGGTTCGTGCCTCGAGCCGGCCGTCGTCGACCGCTCGATGAATCGTCCGCCCGCGGCCTACTCGACGTCGCCCTACGGCGACTTCGATGCCGTCATCAACGCGATCGATGCACAACTGGCAAAGGGGCCCTGGCTGCTGGGCGAGCGCTTCACGGCCGCGGATGTGCTGTGGGGCTCGGCGCTGCACTGGACGACGATGTTCAAGCTGGTGCCCGAGACGCCGCACATTCGCGCCTATATCGACCGCGTTCTTGCTCGCCCGGCCATCCAGCGTGCGCAGGCGGCGGATGCGGCACTCGCGGCCGAGCAGGACAAGGCCAAGGAGGCAGCGTCCGCTGCAAGGTAG
- a CDS encoding helix-turn-helix domain-containing protein — protein MADLRNVTETPKGVVGPKAFNQRFRLNRYYPCAELAGVLDHHWIVEWNLRDQPPYVQRTLPYPCVNLVFDRRRTGIFGVVSGAFETTLAGAGRVIGLRFRPGAFRAFFGKPVHLSTDKVLPVSTLLDCGDAQAEGAVLGAEDDAGMVAAAEALLLRVLPPADPQVERIHAILQMLQQDLGLTQVRDLAERAGMSERTLQQLFSNYVGVTPKWVICRYRLHEAADKLAGGEPVDLAELAQALGYFDQAHFTRDFRKLVGKAPAEYRREDGRV, from the coding sequence ATGGCCGACTTGCGTAACGTGACCGAGACGCCCAAGGGCGTCGTCGGCCCGAAAGCCTTCAATCAGCGCTTCCGCCTGAATCGCTATTACCCGTGCGCCGAACTGGCCGGGGTGCTGGATCACCACTGGATCGTCGAATGGAATCTGCGCGATCAGCCGCCGTATGTGCAGCGCACGCTGCCGTATCCATGCGTGAATCTGGTGTTCGACCGGCGGCGGACGGGGATCTTCGGGGTGGTGTCGGGGGCGTTCGAGACGACGCTGGCCGGGGCCGGGAGGGTGATTGGCTTGCGGTTTCGGCCGGGGGCGTTCCGGGCATTCTTCGGCAAGCCGGTGCATTTGTCGACCGACAAGGTGCTGCCGGTGTCGACGCTGCTCGATTGTGGCGATGCGCAAGCCGAAGGCGCCGTGCTCGGTGCCGAGGACGATGCCGGAATGGTGGCCGCCGCGGAGGCGTTGCTGTTGCGGGTGCTGCCGCCGGCCGATCCGCAGGTCGAGCGCATTCACGCGATTTTGCAGATGCTGCAGCAAGATCTCGGCCTCACGCAGGTGCGCGATCTGGCCGAGCGCGCGGGGATGAGCGAGCGCACGCTGCAGCAGCTCTTTTCCAACTACGTGGGTGTGACGCCGAAGTGGGTGATCTGTCGTTATCGCCTGCATGAGGCCGCGGACAAGCTTGCCGGCGGCGAGCCGGTCGATCTCGCGGAACTGGCTCAGGCGTTGGGGTATTTCGACCAGGCGCATTTCACGCGCGATTTTCGGAAGCTGGTGGGGAAAGCGCCAGCGGAGTATCGGCGCGAGGATGGGCGGGTATGA
- a CDS encoding H-NS family nucleoid-associated regulatory protein, translated as MTETYKKLKAQLDVLQKRTEAARIAELEAVIAQIRELVDEYGITEDQIFGRKRAKTAAKPAAVAEPKYQNPKTGETWSGRGRAPLWIRDAKNRDRFLIAK; from the coding sequence ATGACTGAAACCTACAAGAAGCTGAAGGCACAACTTGACGTGCTCCAGAAGCGCACTGAAGCCGCTCGCATCGCGGAGCTCGAAGCCGTGATTGCGCAGATTCGCGAGCTCGTTGACGAGTACGGCATCACTGAAGACCAGATTTTTGGTCGCAAGCGCGCGAAGACGGCCGCGAAACCGGCAGCAGTTGCCGAGCCGAAATACCAAAACCCGAAGACGGGGGAGACGTGGTCGGGCCGAGGCCGCGCCCCGCTGTGGATTCGCGACGCGAAGAACCGCGACCGCTTTCTTATTGCCAAGTAA
- the glmS gene encoding glutamine--fructose-6-phosphate transaminase (isomerizing): MCGIVGAVAQRDILPNLVEGLKRLEYRGYDSCGVVVYRDRALARARSVERVANLQREIAAHALSGYTGIAHTRWATHGAPVTLNAHPHFSPSDDNARIALSHNGIIENCDQLRAELQAHGYVFASQTDSEAIAHLIDHLYDGDLFDAVRRAVARLRGSYAIAVMCRDEPHRIVGARDGMPLVVGVGDGENFLASDAIALSGITDRIAYLENGDVADIQLHRYWIVDAAGQRAERAVQRVAAHSGAADLGSYRYYMQKEIFEQPQAVADTLLDVASIMPELFGDGAWRVFNDVDSVLLLACGGSYHAALTAKYWIESIAKLPVSVEIASEFRYRDSVPNPRTLVVAVSQSGETADVLGAVHVAKQRGMMHTLAICNVATSALMRECALQFVTRAGIEIGVASTKAFTTQLVALFLLTLSLAQVRGRLSDDEEKAHLRALRHLPDAMSKVLALEPQIMGWSELLARRDNMLFLGRGMHYPIALEGALKMKEISYIHAEAYPAGELKHGPLALVSHEMPVIAVAPNDVLLEKLRSNMHEVSARNGRLFVFADVDCGLVPSDGIEVVRLNEYYGPLSPILHTVPMQLLAYHAALARGTDIDKPRNLAKSVTVE; encoded by the coding sequence ATGTGTGGAATTGTCGGGGCGGTTGCCCAGCGGGACATCCTGCCGAACCTCGTCGAGGGCCTGAAGCGGCTCGAATACCGCGGCTACGACTCATGCGGCGTGGTGGTTTATCGCGACCGTGCGCTGGCACGCGCGCGCAGCGTCGAGCGCGTCGCCAACCTGCAACGCGAGATCGCCGCGCACGCGTTGTCCGGCTACACCGGCATCGCGCATACGCGGTGGGCAACGCATGGCGCGCCCGTCACGCTCAACGCGCATCCGCACTTCTCGCCGAGCGACGACAACGCGCGCATCGCGCTGTCGCACAACGGGATCATCGAGAACTGCGACCAACTGCGCGCCGAACTGCAGGCGCACGGCTATGTGTTCGCGAGCCAGACCGACAGCGAAGCGATCGCGCACCTGATCGACCATCTGTACGACGGCGACCTGTTCGACGCGGTGCGCCGCGCGGTCGCGCGACTGCGCGGCAGCTATGCGATCGCGGTGATGTGCCGCGACGAACCGCACCGGATCGTCGGTGCACGCGACGGGATGCCGCTCGTCGTCGGTGTCGGCGATGGCGAGAATTTCCTGGCGTCGGATGCGATCGCGTTGTCGGGCATCACCGATCGCATCGCATACCTGGAGAACGGTGACGTTGCCGATATCCAGCTGCATCGCTACTGGATCGTCGACGCGGCCGGCCAGCGCGCCGAGCGTGCGGTGCAACGGGTGGCCGCGCACAGCGGCGCGGCCGACCTCGGCTCGTATCGCTACTACATGCAGAAAGAAATCTTCGAGCAGCCGCAGGCAGTGGCCGATACGCTGCTCGACGTCGCGTCGATCATGCCCGAGCTGTTCGGCGACGGTGCGTGGCGTGTGTTCAACGACGTCGACTCGGTGTTGCTGCTCGCATGCGGCGGCAGTTATCACGCGGCATTGACCGCGAAGTACTGGATCGAGAGCATCGCGAAGCTGCCGGTGAGCGTCGAGATCGCGAGCGAGTTTCGCTATCGCGACAGCGTGCCGAATCCGCGCACGCTGGTCGTCGCCGTGTCGCAGAGCGGTGAGACGGCCGACGTGCTCGGCGCCGTGCATGTCGCGAAGCAGCGCGGGATGATGCATACGCTCGCGATCTGCAACGTCGCGACGAGCGCGCTGATGCGCGAATGCGCGCTGCAGTTCGTCACGCGTGCGGGAATCGAGATCGGGGTGGCTTCGACGAAGGCTTTTACCACGCAGCTCGTTGCGTTGTTCTTGCTGACGTTGTCACTGGCACAGGTGCGCGGCCGATTGAGCGATGACGAGGAGAAGGCGCATCTGCGTGCGCTGCGGCATCTGCCCGATGCGATGTCGAAGGTGCTCGCGCTGGAGCCGCAGATCATGGGCTGGTCGGAGTTGCTCGCGCGACGCGACAACATGCTGTTCCTCGGGCGCGGGATGCATTACCCGATCGCGCTCGAAGGCGCGCTGAAGATGAAGGAGATTTCGTATATCCATGCGGAGGCTTATCCGGCCGGGGAATTGAAGCATGGGCCGCTGGCGCTGGTCAGTCATGAAATGCCGGTGATTGCGGTGGCGCCGAATGACGTGCTTCTGGAAAAGCTCCGGTCGAACATGCATGAGGTCAGCGCGCGGAACGGCAGGCTTTTCGTGTTCGCGGATGTGGACTGCGGGCTGGTGCCGAGTGACGGGATCGAGGTGGTTCGGCTCAATGAATACTACGGGCCGCTTTCGCCGATTCTGCATACGGTGCCGATGCAGTTGCTGGCTTATCACGCGGCGTTGGCGAGGGGCACGGATATCGATAAGCCGAGGAATCTGGCCAAGTCGGTGACGGTGGAGTGA
- a CDS encoding Lrp/AsnC family transcriptional regulator, with product MAGITLDDLDLRILAILQDDASVSNLQLAERALSSPPTCMRRVRRLTEAGVIRRQVAVLDPVAIGTAVTALIEISLDRQTAEDYDAFEAYVCAEPAVTQCYRVSPGPDFVVVADLADVAEYDAFARRLFTGASNVRNVRTFFSTHRAKFEANARVTHAMRRRGND from the coding sequence ATGGCCGGCATCACGCTCGACGATCTCGACCTGCGCATTCTCGCGATCCTGCAGGACGACGCATCGGTGTCGAACCTGCAACTCGCCGAGCGTGCGCTGTCGTCGCCGCCGACCTGCATGCGCCGCGTGCGGCGGCTGACGGAAGCGGGCGTGATCCGCCGCCAGGTCGCGGTGCTCGACCCGGTCGCGATCGGCACGGCCGTCACGGCCTTGATCGAAATCAGCCTCGATCGGCAGACGGCGGAAGACTACGACGCGTTCGAGGCCTACGTGTGCGCGGAGCCGGCGGTCACGCAGTGCTACCGCGTATCGCCGGGGCCGGATTTCGTGGTGGTGGCCGATCTGGCCGACGTCGCCGAATACGATGCATTTGCGCGGCGACTGTTCACCGGCGCATCGAACGTCCGCAACGTGCGGACGTTCTTCTCGACGCATCGCGCGAAGTTCGAGGCGAACGCGCGAGTCACGCACGCGATGCGCAGGCGCGGCAACGACTAG
- a CDS encoding methylated-DNA--[protein]-cysteine S-methyltransferase has protein sequence MTPALLIPSPLGDIAIRIEDDALTGLFFVGQKYYPSLAIAADATAGARNVSPLARKVADEIAEYFTGVRETFSVPIHLRGTAFQRSVWKELLAIPFGELVSYGDITERIGLPMSAARAVGGAVGRNPVSIMVPCHRVIGASGSLTGYAGGIERKRALLSLEGAGFARGERHPMQQAFAF, from the coding sequence ATGACTCCCGCTCTTCTGATTCCGAGCCCGCTGGGCGACATCGCCATCCGTATCGAAGACGATGCGCTGACGGGTCTCTTCTTCGTCGGCCAGAAATACTATCCGTCGCTCGCGATCGCAGCCGATGCGACCGCCGGCGCACGCAACGTGTCGCCGCTCGCGCGCAAGGTCGCCGATGAAATCGCCGAATACTTCACCGGCGTGCGCGAGACCTTCTCGGTGCCGATTCACCTGCGCGGCACCGCGTTTCAGCGCAGCGTATGGAAGGAACTGCTCGCGATTCCGTTCGGCGAGCTCGTGTCGTACGGCGACATCACCGAACGCATCGGACTACCGATGAGTGCCGCGCGCGCCGTCGGCGGCGCGGTCGGCCGCAATCCCGTGTCGATCATGGTGCCGTGCCACCGCGTGATCGGCGCGTCGGGCAGCCTGACCGGTTATGCGGGCGGCATCGAACGCAAGCGTGCGTTGTTGTCGCTCGAAGGCGCCGGGTTCGCGCGCGGAGAGCGCCATCCGATGCAGCAGGCGTTCGCGTTCTGA
- a CDS encoding DNA-3-methyladenine glycosylase 2 family protein produces MVYSRLMHLDPDTCYDALLSRNRRFDGWFFVGVSTTGVYCRPVCPVKPPKARNCSYYPTAAAAEKAGFRPCMRCRPELAPGHGLLDLSGNLAAATASLIEDGFLNEHPVDALAQRVGVTERHLRRIFAAQFGVSPIEFAQTHRLLMAKRLLTDTALPVAVVASTAGFGSVRRFNDLFRQRYGLNPLRLRKGAGASAGGDMTFPLPYRPPFAWPELMRFLAPRQIDGVERIDAHGYARAVALPTGHGDAHVTGWLSVTHVPQRFALAVTVSPALTPVVPAVLARMRRLFDLDSRPDVIDAHLGELADGSPGLRAPGAFDGLEIAIRAIAGERLAATQAGAMLARVAERFGTPIDHAPPALTHALPSAATLASVPPAAFEAIGVARDAARAIVSVARAVADGALALEPMAPLDATLDALRALPGFDERAVQYVAMRAMAWPNAFPADDAWFAPRASAAERARIASSAPPAASWAPWRAYAALHVWRLHGEASR; encoded by the coding sequence ATGGTTTACAGTCGCCTCATGCACCTCGATCCAGACACCTGCTACGACGCGCTGCTTTCGCGGAACCGCCGCTTCGACGGCTGGTTCTTCGTCGGCGTGTCGACGACGGGCGTGTATTGCCGCCCCGTTTGCCCGGTGAAGCCGCCAAAGGCGCGGAATTGCAGTTATTACCCGACCGCCGCCGCGGCGGAGAAAGCTGGCTTTCGGCCGTGCATGCGATGCCGGCCCGAACTCGCGCCCGGCCACGGGCTGCTCGACCTGTCCGGCAATCTCGCCGCCGCGACCGCGTCGCTGATCGAGGACGGCTTCCTGAACGAGCATCCCGTCGATGCGCTCGCGCAGCGGGTCGGCGTGACCGAGCGCCATCTGCGCCGAATCTTCGCCGCGCAGTTCGGTGTGTCGCCGATCGAATTCGCGCAGACGCACCGGCTGCTGATGGCCAAGCGTCTGCTGACCGATACCGCGCTGCCAGTAGCCGTGGTGGCATCGACCGCCGGGTTCGGCAGCGTGCGGCGCTTCAACGATTTGTTCCGCCAACGCTACGGCCTCAATCCGCTGCGCTTGCGCAAGGGCGCCGGTGCATCCGCCGGTGGCGACATGACCTTTCCGCTGCCGTACCGGCCGCCGTTCGCATGGCCCGAGCTGATGCGCTTTCTCGCGCCGCGCCAGATCGACGGCGTCGAGCGCATCGACGCGCATGGCTATGCGCGCGCCGTCGCACTGCCCACCGGACACGGCGACGCTCACGTGACGGGCTGGCTGTCCGTCACGCACGTGCCGCAACGGTTCGCGCTCGCGGTGACCGTGTCGCCCGCGCTCACGCCCGTCGTGCCGGCCGTGCTCGCGCGCATGCGGCGGCTGTTCGATCTCGACAGCCGCCCCGACGTGATCGACGCGCATCTGGGCGAACTCGCGGACGGCTCGCCCGGCCTGCGCGCGCCCGGCGCATTCGACGGGCTCGAGATCGCGATTCGGGCGATCGCGGGCGAACGATTGGCGGCGACGCAAGCAGGCGCGATGCTGGCGCGCGTGGCCGAACGCTTCGGCACGCCGATCGACCACGCACCGCCAGCGCTCACGCATGCGTTGCCTTCCGCTGCAACGCTGGCGAGCGTGCCGCCGGCAGCGTTCGAAGCAATCGGCGTGGCGCGCGATGCTGCACGAGCGATCGTGTCGGTGGCACGTGCTGTCGCAGACGGCGCGCTTGCGCTCGAGCCGATGGCGCCGCTCGATGCGACGCTCGATGCATTGCGCGCGCTGCCCGGCTTCGACGAACGCGCGGTGCAGTATGTCGCAATGCGTGCAATGGCCTGGCCGAACGCGTTCCCCGCGGACGACGCGTGGTTTGCACCGCGCGCCTCCGCCGCCGAGCGTGCGCGCATCGCATCGTCGGCGCCGCCGGCGGCGAGCTGGGCGCCATGGCGCGCGTATGCCGCATTGCATGTGTGGCGCCTTCATGGAGAAGCTTCGCGATGA